From the genome of Coffea eugenioides isolate CCC68of unplaced genomic scaffold, Ceug_1.0 ScVebR1_1942;HRSCAF=2883, whole genome shotgun sequence:
GTAGAGGTGATAAATCGAGGCAACTCTGCCCCACAGAAAAAGCTGAGAATTGCCTTGTAGACATCTTGGGCAATAATTTCCCAGGCTAATGTAAAAAATTTACCTGTGAAGCCATTGGGGCCAGCAGCACTATCCCCATCCATTGACTTCAGGACTCGATGAATCTCTTCAATCGAAGGCACTTCTTCCAATTTTCTATTTTCCTCTTCCGATATCATGTGCAGAATCATATGTCGCATATCAGAAGATGACTCAAGATAGCCAGTGAAGAGATTAGAGAAATATGATATGGCCTCAGTTGCTATATCAGCATTGGTGTCCACCCAAATTCCGTTCTTCTCCAATCATCATGTCTTTTGTCCATGCTAATTTGATTCGGTGTATTATTCCTTTAATCCGTATCTGTCTTACAACCGCATGGAAATACTTTGAATTGCGATCTCCCTGTTTAAGCCATTTTGCCCTGGCTTTTTGGCTCCAAAATTGCTCTTCTATTAACAATGCATTCCGCAACTCTGCCTGAGCCTTACTGAGCTCAACCTGAAGTTCCTCCGATGCATATTGATCCATCGATTCTTCTGCTTGTTTGACCACCACTTCCGCAGAACATACAACATCAAATATATTCCCAAAATGTTGCTTGTTCCATGTATGAATAGCCCTCCTCATTGCCAATAATTTAGAGCACAAAACACGTAGCGGAGATCTACTCACATCTTGATTCCAAGCCTGTCGAATCACATCCAATAGTTCTGGTTTGCTTGTCCAGACATTCAAAAATCTGAAAGGTCGTGGACTATTGTCTGATCGATCAGAAAAAGTAATTTTCAATGGTGCATGATCCGAGGGATGTCTTGGCAAATGGAGTACAGAAATCACGTCTGAGAGATCCAAACAAGACCCATTAATTAAAAATCTATCCAATCTCTTTGAAACCCGAGCTCTACCTCTCCGATTATTAGACCACGTGAAACTAGCTCCTGAAAAGCCAACATCCAAAACCCCTGCCTCTTCCATAAAAGACATGAAATCCGCTCCTTCCGCTATAGCAAACGGACGTCCACCTCGTTTTTCGTGAGGGGCTAAAATAACATTAAAGTCACCCGCAATACACCAAGGTAGTGAAACAGGCTTGTCATTTAATAATGAACACCATAAGCCACACCGCTCCTCTAATGAACATTTAGCATGGACAAAAGACATGATGATTGGAGAAGAAAACAATTGACTTTGAACATGTATGGAAATATGCTGATCCGAACTACCAATAATGGAACACACAAAAGGGCTACTATAGAATATCCAAATATCACCCGATAAGTTAACAAAGGAATAATCAAATAATAACCGTAGACGAATGGACTCAATTTTAGACACGTCTAACTTTGGTTCACAAATGACAACAAACTTCAAATGGTAAGCACGAACTAAATTTATCAATCTTCTTAGATTAGGGGCTTTAGCAACCCCTCTGATATTCCAAAATAAACCACTAATCATGAGAAAAAACCTGGAAAGAGTTTTGAGATGATGTCGCTGAATGTAGCTGTCTGTCGGATGGGAAGCCAGCTCGCACACCCTTAAAACGATCTTGTCGGCAATCCATTTGAACACCTACAGATTGGTCAATGTTTAGAGTGTGTATTGATGGCTCAACCGACTTCTCACGTGGTATAACCAATCTCGGAGATAAATTTCCTATGTTAGTTGGCAAAGTTACTTCATCAGCCGCATTGGATTTGGAATCT
Proteins encoded in this window:
- the LOC113756072 gene encoding uncharacterized protein LOC113756072; the encoded protein is MEEAGVLDVGFSGASFTWSNNRRGRARVSKRLDRFLINGSCLDLSDVISVLHLPRHPSDHAPLKITFSDRSDNSPRPFRFLNVWTSKPELLDVIRQAWNQDVSRSPLRVLCSKLLAMRRAIHTWNKQHFGNIFDVVCSAEVVVKQAEESMDQYASEELQVELSKAQAELRNALLIEEQFWSQKARAKWLKQGDRNSKYFHAVNGIWVDTNADIATEAISYFSNLFTGYLESSSDMRHMILHMISEEENRKLEEVPSIEEIHRVLKSMDGDSAAGPNGFT